DNA from Gammaproteobacteria bacterium:
AGCGCGAAGCGCGCGCTTTATACGCTGGATTCCCGCCTGCGCGGGAATGGCGAGGGGGGGCATGGGAATGGCGGGAATTTTGTTCACGGCGCCTCTTTCTTGGCTGCAAACAGTGCCAATTTTCTTCCCCTCGACTGCGTAGCGGCTCGGGGACCTGCCGGGCGCGCCCCCGGAGGCGGCTCCCCCCGCATATGCGGCGAACCCATACGCTTCCCGCATATGCGGCGGCGGGTGCTATAATCGCGTCCGCGGCCGCCGCAAGGCGGCGCATTCCCGAACAAGCCGCGAAAGCGCAGCTATGAATAAGAACATGACTCTCCGCCAAGCGCTGGCCGGCTGGCCCTGCCCCCCCCGCCGGCAACGGCCGCCGTCGCAACAGGGCCCAGGAAAAGCAGCACTGCGGGAAGCGGCATTGCAGGGAGTGGCATTGCGGCTGGCATTTGCCGCCTTGCTGGTCGCAAGCGCCGGTTGCGCGGGCGCCGGCAAGCGCCCCTCCGAGACGCCGCAGGAACAGGCCGCAAGCGGCAGCAACGACCCCTGGCAATCCTTCAATCGCTCCATGTTCTCCGTGAACGAAACCCTGGACCGGTACCTGCTGAAACCGACGACGCAAAGCTACGTGCGGGCAGTGCCCGAATGGGTCCGCGACGGCATCGGGAACTTCCTGGACAATATGGGAACGCTGAACACCATATTGAACGACTTCCTGCAAGGCAAAGTGGATCAAGGGCTTTCCGACACGAGCCGCTTTATATTCAACTCCACCATCGGGCTGGGCGGATTGGTGGACGTGGCAACCCCCCTGGGGCTGCCGGCGCACCGGGAAGACCTGGGGCAGACCCTGGCCGTGTGGGGAGTCCCCCAGGGGCCGTACCTGTTTCTGCCCCTGTTCGGGCCGAATACCGTCCGCATCCTCCCGGACCGGGTCGTGTCGCGGTTCACCGATCCCCTCACCTACGCGGAAAGCGAGACCCTGTTGACGACGGCGGTTCTCTCGGCCCTCGACGGGCGCGCCGGCTTCCTGGAGAACGAGGAATCCTTTCGGCAGGCGGCGGCCTTCGACCCCTATGCCTTTCTGCGCGACTTCTACCTGCAACGGCGCGCCTTCCTGATCTACGACGGCGCGCCCCCGGAATCGCCGGCGGCAGACTCGCCGCTCGAAGACGAATGGGAACAATGGGAGGAAGAGGAAAACGAATGAACGCCGCGGCAAAGACGTCCGACTCCAGCCTGGAGATCCTGCTGGCCAACCCCAGGGGCTTTTGCGCCGGAGTCGATCGCGCCATCGAGATCGTCAAGCGGGCCCTGGACCTGCATTCGCCGCCGGTATATGTGCGCCACGAAATCGTCCACAACCGCTATGTGGTCGAGTCCCTGCGCCGCCGGGGCGCGATCTTCGTAGAGGGGCTTTCCCAGATCCCGGAGGGGGCCGTCGTCGTGTTCAGCGCCCACGGCGTATCCCGCGCCGTACACCGGGAAGCCGCCGCCCGGAACTTGCGCGTATTCGACGCCACCTGCCCCCTGGTCACCAAGGTGCACAAGGAGGTGGGGCGCTACCGGGACCAGGGCTGCGAGTGCATCCTGATCGGCCACGCCGGCCACCCCGAGGTGGAGGGCACCCTGGGGCAATACCGCCGCCGCAACGGCGAGGCGGGCGGCATTTACCTGGTCGAGTCGGCGGCGCAGGCGGCGGAGATCCAGGTGCGAAATCCCGACCGCCTGGCCTACGTCACCCAGACCACCCTGTCCATGGACGACACCGCCGGGATCATCGCCGTCCTGCGCCGGCGCTTCCCGGCGATCCTGGGCCCCCGCAAAGACGACATCTGCTACGCCACCCAGAACCGCCAGGACGCGGTCAAGAAACTGGCCGCTCATTGCGATTTGATCCTGGTCATGGGTTCGCGCAACAGTTCCAACTCCACCCGCCTGATGGAGATTTCGCAGCGCGCCGGCACCCCCGCCCGCCTGATTGACGACGCCGGGGAACTGCGCCGCGACTGGCTGGACGGGAAGCGAACCGTCGGGATCACCGCCGGCGCCTCGGCGCCGGAACTGCTGGTGGAAAACGTCGTGGAACGCATTCGCCGCTGGCGGCAGGTAACGCTGCGCGAACTGCCCGGCCTGCGGGAACAAGTGATCTTCTCGCTGCCCCGGGCGCTGGCGGGAAGGCCGCGCCCGCCGGCGGCCGCGGCGCCCACAATCCGGGAACGCGGCAACGCCGAAACGTAAATCAAGCCGCGCTCCCCTCGGCCCCGACCCTATCCAGGCCCTCTACGATAGAGAAAGGGCGGGGCCGAGGGGAACCGACCTGATCTTCAGCCCCCGATCCTCAGCGGATCAGCGGCAATGTTCCTCCAGCGCCTGGCGGGTCTCCGCAATCTTCGCGGCCCGCTCCTCCTGATTGTACGCCAGGGACGCCCCGGCATCGGCGGGCTCCTCCCGGCGAATGCGGGTCAGGGAGTTCAGCGACGCCAGCCTCTTGCGCGTTCGGGCGCACTCGGCGGCCAGGGCTTGCTGCGCCTCCTGCTCCCGGGCCTGTTCTTCCTCCGCCTGGTGCCGTTCCTGGCGCCGCTGGTCCAGGGCCTCGGATTGCTGCCGCAGCCCCTGCACCGCCGCCTCCCTGCCCTTGCCGGCATACGGGCGCAACCGTTCCGCCTCCTTGCCAGGCGGCGGCTTGTTCGAGTACTGCACGTTGCCGTCCTCGTCCACCCATTTGTAAAACTCGGCCGCCGGGGCGGAAAGCCAGAACAGGCCCAGGCAGACGCCCAACGCCACTCCCCCGCACCGCCGACAAAGCTCCGCGATCATCAGCGGCTCCAGCAATATGCGGCACGATCCGCCCTGCTTTCGCCGCTATTCAGGGTAACGCCCCTGACATCCCTTTCCTGAGTGCTGGACAACGTTAACCTGTTGCATTTGGAGTCATTGAATTGGTTGAGCGCCCGCAACACGTAGCAACTCTCGATCCCCAAGCCCAAGCCGCTGCACCCGCTGATTGTGATCCTCAGCTGATAGTGCCCGTTGGGAGACAGTCCGTTCGCGGGAAAGCCCAGCGCCTGCACATCCGTCGTGTAGGTGTTGTTGCTGAAAAAATACCGCTCCTGCCGGGACGCCGCCTCCGCCAGCAGGGCCTTGCCCTCGGCGCGCTTGCTGCGCGCCACGTGCTCGGTGTAGGACGGATATCCGATCGCCGCCAGGATGGATATGATCAGCACCACCGCCATCAACTCGACCAGGGTAAAGCCGCCCTGGCCCTGCCTGCGCGACCGCCCGCGCCGGTCTGGCGCCGCCCGCGACCGCCGCCGCAATACCTCGTCGCCCGCGTTGCCC
Protein-coding regions in this window:
- a CDS encoding VacJ family lipoprotein; this encodes MTLRQALAGWPCPPRRQRPPSQQGPGKAALREAALQGVALRLAFAALLVASAGCAGAGKRPSETPQEQAASGSNDPWQSFNRSMFSVNETLDRYLLKPTTQSYVRAVPEWVRDGIGNFLDNMGTLNTILNDFLQGKVDQGLSDTSRFIFNSTIGLGGLVDVATPLGLPAHREDLGQTLAVWGVPQGPYLFLPLFGPNTVRILPDRVVSRFTDPLTYAESETLLTTAVLSALDGRAGFLENEESFRQAAAFDPYAFLRDFYLQRRAFLIYDGAPPESPAADSPLEDEWEQWEEEENE
- the ispH gene encoding 4-hydroxy-3-methylbut-2-enyl diphosphate reductase, coding for MEILLANPRGFCAGVDRAIEIVKRALDLHSPPVYVRHEIVHNRYVVESLRRRGAIFVEGLSQIPEGAVVVFSAHGVSRAVHREAAARNLRVFDATCPLVTKVHKEVGRYRDQGCECILIGHAGHPEVEGTLGQYRRRNGEAGGIYLVESAAQAAEIQVRNPDRLAYVTQTTLSMDDTAGIIAVLRRRFPAILGPRKDDICYATQNRQDAVKKLAAHCDLILVMGSRNSSNSTRLMEISQRAGTPARLIDDAGELRRDWLDGKRTVGITAGASAPELLVENVVERIRRWRQVTLRELPGLREQVIFSLPRALAGRPRPPAAAAPTIRERGNAET
- a CDS encoding DUF4124 domain-containing protein, translated to MLEPLMIAELCRRCGGVALGVCLGLFWLSAPAAEFYKWVDEDGNVQYSNKPPPGKEAERLRPYAGKGREAAVQGLRQQSEALDQRRQERHQAEEEQAREQEAQQALAAECARTRKRLASLNSLTRIRREEPADAGASLAYNQEERAAKIAETRQALEEHCR
- a CDS encoding type IV pilin protein, producing the protein MKLGVKLLGVKLGVKRSGGCDMGTAEEQGAGNAGDEVLRRRSRAAPDRRGRSRRQGQGGFTLVELMAVVLIISILAAIGYPSYTEHVARSKRAEGKALLAEAASRQERYFFSNNTYTTDVQALGFPANGLSPNGHYQLRITISGCSGLGLGIESCYVLRALNQFNDSKCNRLTLSSTQERDVRGVTLNSGESRADRAAYCWSR